The Malus domestica chromosome 17, GDT2T_hap1 genome contains the following window.
cattggcttcgggttctgtaggaactccgaagttaagcgagaaggaggccagagcactcccaggatgggtaacccactaagaagttgctcgtgagttcccaaaaataaaaccgtgagggaatggtaagcccaaagcgaacaatatcgtgctacggtggtggaacaggcccgggatgtggtggacccgggctaggatgtgacaaattggtatcaaagcctaaccctggccgtggtgtgccgacggGGTCGTCGGGCCctttaaggggggtggattgtaagatcccacatcgcctaggggagtgatccttatatgtatattctcatccctacctagcacgaggccatttgagagctcactagcttcgggttccgtaaaaattccgaagttaagcaagaaggaggccagagcactcctaggataagtgacccactgggaagttgctcatgagttcccaaaaacaaaaccgtgagggaatggtaagcccaaagcggacaatatcgtgctacggtggtggaacatgcccaggatgtggtggactCAGGACGGGATGTGACATAAACacttaatcaacacttaagtaacaATTCAACTATTAACCACCGCATCattttgttttacaaattttatttaaaattttaatctcacAACATTATCCTTACTTTTATCCTTTGAGGGGGCGTTTGTTTCCCCTCGTTAAAGTTCACTCGACTAGACAAAATTAAAGGTTAGTCCAGTCCCATGTTTGTTCCCAACAAGGATTAGCTTTAGTGAGACTAGTTCTCACTCGCCTCGACTAAAGGCAGGACTGTCTAGTCTTAGCGAGTACCCCCGAGAACCATAGGACTAGCTAATACCATCATCTCTCTCATCCTTGTCCTGCTTGATGTCTACTCACAGCCACTCCTTGTGACCTCCGACCACACACTGCCGTTAACTTTCCAATTCGACTATCTCTTTCAAATACGTTTCACAACCAATTTTCACATAGAAAATATACCAATTCGACAAGGTTTGATCGGAATACGATGGAAAACCTGCAACTTGTCGGAAAAAATGGAGATGTGAGGTTTCGTCGAATAACACAGAGCTAGAGCgagggaaagagaagagagagactgGAATCGAGAGGGAGTTGGacaggaaaaagaaagagatatAGACTGGAATTGAGATGCCTAATATGGAAGAAGGAAGGGTAGGACAGAGAAAGGGAgaaaaagagggagagaaagagtgagagagtgacggtgaaggaaggaaaaaagggagaaaaatataggataataataaaatattaatatttattaattaaataatataatattatttgtcCTGCTTTTTAGTCTGACAATGcaccaaacgtttcactaagctagtccagcttagtctattcTAAGTCAGTCCAGCTTAATCCCTCAAATTAGTACTAGTTTGGTACTaagatgcttttataaaaagtgggtataaaaaagcTGAGAttaaaaatgtgtttggtaaacacttaaaaacagcttattttcactgttttggatgaaaaaaaagctgaaaaacgtgaagcagcaaaaaatgagcttattctcaagCACAGTagaagtaattttttttcaaagcacagcaataccaaacagTCCAGCTCAAAATAGTTCACTGTAATAACCCACCCTGATTGTCTATTCTTGTAAGATGAATTCAACAAAAATTACTTTATCCTTTGTTaaaaggacttggattgtctgccctccaattTCTGTGCCCTCCTCGTACCCTCctgtttttgtggtcacggttaagccacgttaacattttatattactatttctttttgttttattatttttataaaaaaataatataaaatattgacgtggcttaaccgtgaccacacaaaacaggagggcacgaagAGGGCACCTAAatgggagggtagacaatccaagtccttgtTAAAAAGATTACTTTATCAGAGGCTCAGACAGTGCCTGTGTGTATTGTATGATAGATCAAAACGTGGCACCTATACATAGTAAACGTGTCATGTTCATAAGAAACGGTGCCTGCAAGTGTGAGGTGTCCAGTTGTTGATTACTTTTTAATTTCACTTTTTCCTTCGTCTTCCTTGCTGAAATGAACAAATTAACGAAGGTTCTCAGGTTTTCTCTCCTTGGCAAAAACATAAGTAGAAAATTAGCAACTTTCAATAGGCGTTGTTTAACAAGCGTTGCAAAATGGGACAAGGCCAAGAAGTTAAGACTAAAGATGATGCCCAAGTTGAAATTCAGGTTTGTTTCTGTCGATATCTGTGCTCAAGTGGTTCAACGCGTTTATCTTCGTATCCGAGCTCGTGCTTGAATTCTCTCCTGAATGAAATAATGATTTTATGTGTTTGTTGACTAGACCCTAATATGGAAGTTGAAGTTAATTGTTGATTTGATAGTGATATTAATGTGCTATGTTGATTGTGTGACAAAACTAAATGGCAGGAAGGGGGGGAAATATTTTTCTTCTACCGGCCAAGGGTAAACAAAGAAGAAGCGCGCAGCCCAGACGACGTTCAACGGTTGTACATCGTTTTAAGGCCGGAGACCGGTGAGAGGCCAGTGGAAGAAAAGCAGGACCCCGATTCGGCAAAAGAAGGTGCAATGGCAAAGAAGAAGGGACCGAAAAGTTCTGGTGAAAGCGAGAAGGGTTCGGGTGGTAGCGGAAAAAGTGAAGGTGGTGGGCATGGCAGGCAGGAAGTGAACATTGAGAAGCAGCCATCGCTGAGGTTCATAGTGAAGGGAAGGAAAAGCCTTCCAGATCCAGGAAATAAAGGCAGACCCAACCGGGGTTTTGTTGAGATGGTCACCACgaatattgatgatgtgaaaacTGCTCTTCAAGGGGGTATAAGTTGTCTAATTCTTTAGGGTTCATTCGTCAACCTTTTCTAACACTAAATTCATCAaccttttttttgttggtttgtGTGGTTAATTCTCAGCTTAGTTTTCATTCTCAGCTTATTTTTCGTAGCGTAGCGTGTTACTAATCTTCATGTTATAATATGGATTTATTCACGAATTTAatgtatttaattaataatatggATTAATCCATGAATCTAGGGTACTTAGTGAATCGGTAATCCCACATATTAGTTCtagtatatatatttggaaacttgttttggagaaaattttgTATTTGATAAGTGCTACGTACCTGATGATTGCTTATACTTTGGTCAGGGTATAAAGTTAATTTCTTGTGATAGTGCTATGGTCGCATGAGTCACTACTCATacttttggagaaatttttgtATGTGACAGATTCGGTAACACACGGTGATGACAATGTATACTTCAAGTGTTAACAGTCTCATTTTGAGTAATTTATTTGTAGTTTTGGACATAATCCAAAAAAGATGGGTAGAGATCAGTGTTCATTCTATGTATGTTGTATAGTGTTCATTCTGTCTATGTATGTTATATTGCAGAGGCGTATGATACTAAAACAAGAGGACACAACATACTTCTGAAGCAAGGGCATTAGGAGAAGGCGTTTACCGCATTCTGCGGCACGAGGGGGGGAAGAAACACCACACTCATCTGATTTACAAGCTGGAGTTCCCACCCGAAAATGAGAGCAATGAGCCTCAGGAGTCGCTTAACATTAAACATGAAGGCTCATTTCATATTCAGATAAAGAACCCTAATCAACACGCCAGCAGCAGTACTAGTTCTCGGTCCAGAGGGCTACGGAACAAGCGCACAGCTAATTTTCCTGCCCACCTGCAAGACCTGTTTGGGAAATTACGGCACCACCCAGTTGATCCACCCGACTTCTTGAACTACGAAGGATGTGAGTTCTTGCTCATTTCAGCTTCGGATGATGTAGAAGAGGAGTTGGGGTTGGATCTTCAGACAGAAGGGGAAGCCAATGAATCTTGTTCCGATTTGATCAAGACTTTCGGGGAGACTGCATCAACCAAACCTCTTCTGAAAGGCACTTGGGtgtgaaaaaaaagggcaaggATAAAAAATAAGAAGCCAGCCTTTTTGTTCCTTTGGTGGTGTAAATCTTGTTGCTTTGGACAAAACATTAGGAGTGAGTTTGTAACTTTTTACTTGGTACTGTGAATGCAAACTGGCCGCTTGTGCACGTGTAGAGACATGTATTTTATGCAAAGTATCATACACATCTGCCATACAACTACTGTGCAAATTGGATATGTCAATGTAGCTCCTGAACAGACGTTAAACCCAACCGTGAATTCCTTTGCACAACTGACCCAATCCGTCCAGTCGTTGGGTcgtattttttaagtttatatcGCTGCAAAAAACTATTGTTAAATGAACGTCAAACCATACACATATATCATTTCCAACTGAAGGGGTAAGCATAGTCTTCTTAATAATgtattattttttaagtttatactttaaatttattgattAATTTAGATAAACTACAAttaaatattttcaaatttaatcattgaatttgaatcaattattaCAACAGATGAGTTAGATCTCAGGAAAAGGCTAAAGCCATTTTTAATGGATCAGACCATAGGCTATGTTTTAGCCTGAAATGGAACAAAATATATCTCCAATGGAGGTttaggcaaaaaaaaaattaaataaataaataaaaaaagacccACCAAGCCAAACTCAAGGTCTTTGACCATTGGGCTAGGCATGTTAAGGCAGCCAACTAGCCCGTTTGAGGGGCCTATGCTATCAGCAGCCCACTTGTTAACTGACatcatattttgatttttttaaggacgaaatttgagaaaaaaaattataaaattctttttttttatttataaatacctaagtgttgcaatcctattagattaggaatgtgattgtgtaaatcctaacatatctaggatatccttatgggattctaccatatctcttagactagatattatcctattagagttataatcctaaaagggtaaggaattaacattCCCTACTACTTAGACCTGGCATTTGTGttgtgttttccgtgttcgtatcattttcgtgtcatacccgataacTTAACGAgccgtgtcgtgtaacacccgttaaaataaacgggtaaaatgacccgacccgaaatcgattcgataatattatcaggtaatatgacccgacctgttatccgttaaagaaaatatattttaaaccaataaataatcaaatgaaaacataatactaaataagtatatacataccatattggcacatccaaaacataaaaacgtatttttcttttaagtatattttcacttacctaaagtctttaatagtttttaattaatgtagaagtaaaaaaaatatagaaaaaatatataaacgctcgtaatgacaggctttacaactttcatgaataGCTTatcttcgaaattcgccactataatcatataaatcatagatcaaaatttaaccgttgattgttgtttacatttacgcttcattcttctcatcaaattttgttttttcaaattttgttttttgaaaacttgatctattagaggatgcaggaagatgaacggtttggatcgttgatattatattcagagttttacgattagtgaaaatattgctttatgtttataaagtttctacaaactatatgacatcgactcatatttcagttaatcgtaaatatcgaaacatgatatcaaagatctgaaccgttcatcttcttacatccaccagatgatcatgttttcaaaaaataaaattttaaaaataaaattcagtaagaagaataaagcgtaaatggcaatcgacggttcaatataaatttaaggtttatgaattatagtgttggattttgaagttgaccccttcatgaaagttgtaaagtttgtcactatgagtgattgtatatttttttttttacattttttacacttctacaataattattattaattttattaattttttcctcaaataaaaaacattattcatgaaggtttggaggattttaaaaatctaaacgataatgtaagtgtagccattatctactcgtggaggaataatgatgaatcccgagtgtttatatattctttcactttTTTCATactatgtatgtcttcttaattcttgcctatacaaatactatattagtttattttaattttggacaacaacacgttaagtaaaatttatcctagtaatgataataaggaactctcataataaaactaaataatgactaaaactttttttaaaaaacttaaatagaataataatacaaaactatatatttaatataaaatatattgtatatattaatatggctattgtattttataataaatcttttagtaattaaactttaaaattatcaaaataaattttttcttaacgggtcgaaacgggttactcACGTGTTACCTGTGCGTATACCTGTTAAGAatccgttattaacgggtcacCCAATAATGActcgataagttatcgtgttgacccgaaactcATTATTTTTGTGTCGTTTTCTTGTCATGTCaccgtgtcgtgtcagaaactgccgggtctactactataaataaaggcacaatgaggtggaATCGAACACACCTCAAAATTACATATCTCTTTTCAACACCACAGCTAAGACGGTGTCGTTTCAACACCACTGTATAGCACCAGGCCTCGGCTTGGGTTGGTGTTCTTACGGGCTTGAAGCCCTGAGTCCACCAGCAGGCCCTAAAAGCTTTGCTGGGCTCTGCCCTGCCTCAACCCACCACGCCCGTAGCAAGCTTAAGCTTGCTGGGCTTCGCTCGCACGACCGCGACTCGCCTATAGCAAGTTTTGCTGGTTGGGCTTGCCACTTCGCACGGCCTGCGATCACCAAAGCCAGCCCATGATTGGTCTTCGTGCGCACCATCTAGACTTGCTTCCATGCTAGGCATGTGTCCCCCTGCACCAAGTTTGGCGCATAACCAACAGCTTGGGCTGATGAGCCTATCCCAAAATCTTAGCCCGTGGCCTGTAGCCATGCTTGGGCTACTTTACAACCAACCCATGGCCCAATAACCTTTTTAAGGCCTTGCCTTGCACATGGCAACCAGCCCACCGAATTGGGCTACGATTTTTTTGAACCCAATGCTATTCTTTTAGCATTCCCGCTTCATAACCATACTCGTATAATTATTCGGACATTGTTGGTTAATACTTATCAAGCCAATATTAATCTTAATGTTatattttgcttctacgatcAAACCTGGATGGTtacgatctattgaattaattaaagtgaaCAACAGTCTTGACaattaattcaaaattattgGCCTGAAGTTCACTTTTTGgcaattaacgattcaataatttatttcttttctttgaaccgttgactcgCTTTTGAAGTCCCAAAGCACTCAtacttgagttcctgaagcaacccaaatccactatacttagttgtatattgtattatgtgttcttACAGGTAACTCCTTTTATGAACCGGAAGTTCATAACTAAACTCGAACCTGTAGTTTCGAATTTAGTGCCCTTGAAACCcgatgttttcataaaacaatacgcccatgaaaaatcaatttttcCATGAAAACCATATCTTAGAacccgaatgttctaactttgatgtttATGGATATCTTATTTCCATAGCTCcgatcacaatcttgttccctccattcaGTGGATTGTTGAACTGTAACAAATTCGATTTCACTAATTTGGGTGTTTCTTAACtaaaaccactttatgtgggtacaagatgtgaatctccacttgactattaAGTAGCTAAGAAACCATTGTAgacaacaatggcatggaagagctgaataagcctttgCCATGATCTTTATTTGAAGACTTATGCTTGAAGCATTACCCACTGAAGTACCTCCCGAATGAGGATTCCATGGTTTTTTGGCTCGCTCTTATGGACtatctaatcatgaaagacattgcctgaaACAGatcatgattacgtccatgaatgagtatgaTTCTGAAATTTATAAATCTGATTGAATTTTGAccagagaatacttttctcgtccttccatgtttctaaccCGCTTCTGAAGCAGCAGTGTAGAaagcggaagtttaccaaattctcgaatctaattactaccacaaacatcAGAGAAAGGTATAGACAATGACTTCGACTTAAAACCATTTGATTCCTCTGCGGTTTGGGCCAGATTTTGGCATAGTGTTGGATGGTAAGAAACAAATTACTTATGTTATGAATAAGCAAACAGAAGAGTATTATATCTTTTTCCTTGTATGCTTGAAAGATGGCTATATGTGGAACATCTACTGATCGTGAACATACGTAAGGGGCGCTCATTGATTGCGAATTCCGCATACCCCCGGTTGGCGCGGGTATGCCTTCCCAAGCCAATTTTGTCCAATTTCGTACCTAATCTGATGGTCAGAAATGCGTTACAAGTCATAATTTAATTTCTCAATTATCAAATCAATTTAACCAAACCATTAACATTCATTTATAAAAAGATTAAAGGCGAGTCGGGGAAGAAGCAAGCAGTACATGGTGCCTCTACGCATCGCTACTATAATAGTAATCTTAGGAAGAAACACATTCCATTTGCTTTTTCATAGTGATTTTCAAGCATGTTGCACCTTTTCAAGAATCATTTTCAAACGAGCTCTATTAGTAATATGATTATCAACATTCATAACAAAGAAAACGAACGCAGTAGCTTAACAAATGTTCATTTTTTCACAATCATTTCCAAACGAGCTCTATGAGTAATATGATTGATTACTTGCATtcataacaaagaaaataaacacaATAGCTTAACGAATGCTCAAGAAAACAAACACAACAGCTTAACAAATGCTCATTTTTCCACAATGCTTTCCAAACGAGCTCTattaatattatgattatcaATATGTAAACGAGCACAATAGCTTCACAAATGCTCATTTTGCTGATCAACGCTAATCTAATTAACCCTTAAagcataacaaacaaaaaaacttgaACTAATTACTCTAACTGCCACGCAGCTTCAAATATTACCGAACGGCACACTTTTCTTCCGACCAACTTGCCCCAATTCTTCAAGGAAACCAGGCTTTTAGTGTAACTAAGGACGACGAGGCCTCGTCTTCTCTTCCCAGTCCAGAACTAATAACTGAAATTGCCGTGATCAAGGAATATCGTTGCAAGTTTTATGCGTCTCATTGGATTTATCTCTTATATCTCAGAACCAAATGTAGCGGTGTGTAGGAAGACAATTTGAGTAATGTTTGCATGAGAAagataaacttggaatttggataaaagtcagaatttataaattgacatgtgcCAATTCCCTTATTTAGATTCATAatcatagaaatttagaatttcgacgtggaaaaaaacttggaatttgggacctctaattttcatgtaaatatgtgtcatttcccaatttctatgcttgagagttaaaaaaaaaaaaaaaaaacttccgtattcaatttcattgttcttttagggtgcgtttgttgcgccggactgtctcggactggactagctgccgggactaagctggactggcttagactggactaagctggactaacttagtgaagcgtttggtgcagtctcggactaagaagcaagataagaaaaacagtactgttcaccagatttgtgtttgcttagactaggactacaaatttttgtcattgtgtaatagagtaatgctacaaatctcatgatatgggttaattggagcatatttttgccatgtatattatgaatcttaaaaaaaattgacaattgttttgtttctattacctgctaatagaattgggtttaatttgcaaatgtagcttgatttaaactctatcacctaacagaagaaaaataatagtggccaatacatgcaacttcaacaaatacaagtacataagatctccataatttagaaaatcctagttaacattagttaacattagccaaaatagatctccataatttacaaaatggctagttaacataagccaaaatactagtgcaaagctaagttataagtcataacataagactgtatgattaataaaatacatccatgttaacgttaataaaatacatccatgttaacattagccaaaatcctcatccgcTTGCGTTGTCTCTTAAAAGTctttggacgaacactttcttgagttccggtttgattgccctgaacactcccacattttttggtttatccaaaataagagacaatgcatcaatttgatccataggagagagactcattgcttcaagttcattagctatgtcagtatgatctgcagtaccttgaactaaagcttcagttaccatttgcatcctcttcccactttcaacataaaaatctttcagtccactgataattgcctcggttccatcacttgaacttcccacagctcttttcctctttctttggctattttcagatggggtgctttgttggctttgttggttcattgaagaaacaaaattatcacctccaatatcactttcaccaacatgatcatgactttgttcctccaccatttgagcaggggtttcggctacattacccgtagcccgatcttttccaaatatatatgcaaatctatcaaacagtggaaaaggtttgcttctccatccatcggcttctttatttctctaagattatatcaacatagcaaaactaaaatttagcatgcgtaacaaatataggagcaagaatataactaatgcataaataaaataggatatgaacctgcacataagtttgccatgcgtcatcactgtcaacttcaacgcactttttgacatcattccatgcaaatccacttgtgtttatcatgtcaacgaccatactatatgtttttttccatttcttcaacttggactcaatatgtggatttgcctttatatttgaatgaggacataaaacattgacagcttttgctatttcaaccaaagtaccttgtttgaaagcaccggtgtcacaccgttgcttccgagcaacaaaatcctcaagaactcctagtaatacttcttcctcaaatgcttcccatttacgccttcttccttttggctcttgagtagcattcaaaatattttcgttatccatacctaaacaaaaaatattttaatgaaggaaaataccatacaaataatcaatttgcataatatccaatcaacttgcataatatccaatcaacttgcataatatccaattaatttgcataccatccaatcattgtgctaatatctaacaaatgcatgataaaaaggaatactaaaataaaatgttatcattaaaacatatagctagttcggttgctggttcctaattgctctccactcattatacatttcctCAGCCATATCATTCCTCATTGCAGTCCACTGGTCCGATGATTgaacactaccaacatattcaccttcttctgtattttgtccatcttctattattggcaaattctccattggatctactgacatctcttgcctaataagattgtgtagtaggcaacaagcggtaattattcgaccttgtgtccttatcggatagaaagatggactccttagtatcgaccaccttccttttagcaagccaaaacagcgttcaattacattccttgccttagaatgcttcatgttaaaatattcttccttattagaaggtgttcgtccctcccattcagataaatgataaggtattcctctatagggtgcaaggaatccttcaccatttgtataaccaccatctacaaggtaataacaacctaatgaaaaaaaaaacagaccttattagtgttttgtagttgacaaacagaactaaacctaacttagaaagttgagactaagtaatagtcttacccgctggtaccttaaaaccattaggcctactaattgcatcatgtagcactctagagtctgatgcggaaccctcccaccccggaaacacatatatgaactgcatatctcctgaacacacacctaacacattagttgcaactcgaccctttcttgttcggtatcttggtttgtcaatttcaggtacatgcacatcaatgtgtgttccatccaatgctcccaagcaattcttaaaaataaaaaataaaaaactttttgttaatttatacaaagggaatgaagagttaaagcttaaggaaaatgaaaaatatttctcatcataccttaaaacatcgccacctagcatctgtagaatcaataggcacaggctgtgggacttttagtaggaaaccttgtaatcgcaaaattccttgcaatacgctattgaaatacctacttatagtctctcccgacctataaaatctaccgccaacactacgattcttagtatgatgtgctaatatttgtaaagtcatacacacctgttcctctacagacaccaaaccatcagtttttaccctcccatcttgacgaagtaagtcgcataatatgccaaaagtccttctatccattctcaattcgttaacacattcagtatcagtattccctattataccattcagataacacaaactaatctctcgtctaataagtgaacggttagtcaatgtgggtcgttcaacatgtctctgtttgccacgtagcatcatcaccacaagaatcgtacaaatacaaattgtttccaaataagacatctctaacaataagatcaataaaagcttccttcgatccatatctatccaaacaaaaaaaaaaaacaaaaaacaaattaactaaatcattaacccgaggcaacaaatatacatatggcgttgaaaaaaaaaagttttcattaacccgaggcatcatattcaaaatgttctactcttatacatctataaacatgtgtctaagaacactagtatgaggattgctatcattgctaggcattgcatgtgaaaagggaaattaaaggacacctgtaatgcagtagccttagccttagccttccgtttatgctcctcttctctgcaaccaacaaccacaacaaattgcaattcagcatcaaccccacacaatacaaaacattcacattgtatacacagtacatacatacacactgcaaacacagtacatacatacactgcatacactacacacacactgcatacatacacactgcaaacacagtacatacatacacacactacatacactgcatacactacacacacactacatacactacacacacacactgcatacactacacacacaccctgcaagtacacacacagtgcatacatacatacacacactgcatacaccctgcatacatacacactgcatacacagtacacaaacacacacactgtATACACATTgcacacacagtacacaaacacacacacactacatacactacacttacacacacactgcatacactacacacacaccctgcatacacactgcacacacacacactcacactcacacactgcacacacacacacacacactacatacactacacttacacacacactgcatacactacacacacaccctgcatacacactgcacacacacacacaaactgc
Protein-coding sequences here:
- the LOC103429419 gene encoding LOW QUALITY PROTEIN: uncharacterized protein (The sequence of the model RefSeq protein was modified relative to this genomic sequence to represent the inferred CDS: inserted 1 base in 1 codon), whose amino-acid sequence is MGQGQEVKTKDDAQVEIQEGGEIFFFYRPRVNKEEARSPDDVQRLYIVLRPETGERPVEEKQDPDSAKEGAMAKKKGPKSSGESEKGSGGSGKSEGGGHGRQEVNIEKQPSLRFIVKGRKSLPDPGNKGRPNRGFVEMVTTNIDDVKTALQGEAYDTKTRGHXHTSEARALGEGVYRILRHEGGKKHHTHLIYKLEFPPENESNEPQESLNIKHEGSFHIQIKNPNQHASSSTSSRSRGLRNKRTANFPAHLQDLFGKLRHHPVDPPDFLNYEGCEFLLISASDDVEEELGLDLQTEGEANESCSDLIKTFGETASTKPLLKGTWV
- the LOC139193822 gene encoding uncharacterized protein isoform X2 translates to MDNENILNATQEPKGRRRKWEAFEEEVLLGVLEDFVARKQRCDTGAFKQGTLVEIAKAVNVLCPHSNIKANPHIESKLKKWKKTYSMVVDMINTSGFAWNDVKKCVEVDSDDAWQTYVQRNKEADGWRSKPFPLFDRFAYIFGKDRATGNVAETPAQMVEEQSHDHVGESDIGGDNFVSSMNQQSQQSTPSENSQRKRKRAVGSSSDGTEAIISGLKDFYVESGKRMQMVTEALVQGTADHTDIANELEAMSLSPMDQIDALSLILDKPKNVGVFRAIKPELKKVFVQRLLRDNASG
- the LOC139193822 gene encoding protein ANTAGONIST OF LIKE HETEROCHROMATIN PROTEIN 1-like isoform X1 is translated as MDRRKLLLILLLEMSYLETICICTILVVMMLRGKQRHVERPTLTNRSLIRREISLCYLNGIIGNTDTECVNELRMDRRTFGILCDLLRQDGRVKTDGLVSVEEQVCMTLQILAHHTKNRSVGGRFYRSGETISRYFNSVLQGILRLQGFLLKVPQPVPIDSTDARWRCFKNCLGALDGTHIDVHVPEIDKPRYRTRKGRVATNVLGVCSGDMQFIYVFPGWEGSASDSRVLHDAISRPNGFKVPAGCYYLVDGGYTNGEGFLAPYRGIPYHLSEWEGRTPSNKEEYFNMKHSKARNVIERCFGLLKGRWSILRSPSFYPIRTQGRIITACCLLHNLIRQEMSVDPMENLPIIEDGQNTEEGEYVGSVQSSDQWTAMRNDMAEEMYNEWRAIRNQQPN